A single genomic interval of Xyrauchen texanus isolate HMW12.3.18 chromosome 8, RBS_HiC_50CHRs, whole genome shotgun sequence harbors:
- the LOC127647258 gene encoding eukaryotic peptide chain release factor GTP-binding subunit ERF3A isoform X2 — protein MENGDVEMATDDTWEQKGSEPSEAEAEPGGGAGGDAGQAEEDSPQEETMEEEEEVPTPKVVPTQPNAPKREHVNVVFIGHVDAGKSTIGGQIMYLTGMVDKRTLEKYEKEAKEKNRETWYLSWALDTNQEERDKGKTVEVGRAYFETEKKHFTILDAPGHKSFVPNMIGGASQADLAVLVISARKGEFETGFEKGGQTREHAMLAKTAGVKHLIVLVNKMDDPTVNWSLERYEECKEKLVPFLKKVGFNPRKDIHFMPCSGLTGANLKEPVEHCPWYTGLPFIPHLESLPNFNRSSDGPVRLPIVDKYKDMGTVVLGKLESGSISKAQQLVMMPNRHTVEVLSLLSDDVETDDAVPGENLKLRLKGIEEEEILPGFILCTAESLCHSGRTFDAQIVIIEHKSIICPGYNAVLHIHTCIEEVQITALICLVDKKTGEKSKTRPRFVKQDQVCIARLRTAGTICLETFKDFPQMGRFTLRDEGKTIAIGKVLKLVAEKD, from the exons ATGGAGAACGGTGATGTAGAGATGGCAACAGATGACACCTGGGAGCAGAAAGGGAGTGAGCCTAGTGAGGCTGAGGCAGAGCCGGGAGGCGGCGCTGGAGGAGATGCAGGTCAGGCTGAAGAAGACTCCCCACAAGAGGAAACaatggaggaagaggaggaagtgcCAACCCCTAAAGTCGTCCCTACACAGCCAAATGCCCCCAAGAGGGAGCATGTTAATGTGGTCTTCATTGGCCATGTCG ATGCTGGCAAGTCAACTATTGGAGGACAAATCAT GTATTTAACAGGAATGGTGGACAAACGAACTCTGGAGAAGTATGAGAAGGAAGCCAAGGAGAAGAATAGGGAAACTTG GTACCTCTCATGGGCCCTTGACACAAACCAGGAGGAGAGGGACAAGGGAAAGACTGTGGAAGTTGGACGTGCATACTTCGAGACAGAGAAAAAACACTTTACCATTCTGGATGCACCAGGCCACAAAAGTTTCGTCCCCAACATGATTGGCGGTGCATCACAGGCTGATTTGGCAGTACTT gTAATCTCTGCAAGGAAAGGAGAGTTTGAAACAGGCTTTGAGAAAGGAGGTCAGACACGAGAGCATGCCATGTTGGCCAAAACTGCTGGAGTAAAGCATTTGATTGTTCTTGTAAACAAAATGGATGACCCTACAGTGAACTGGAGTTTAGAGAG GTACGAAGAATGTAAGGAGAAACTTGTTCCATTTTTGAAGAAGGTTGGGTTCAACCCCAGAAAAGATATTCATTTCATGCCGTGTTCGGGACTTACTGGGGCCAACCTAAAGGAACCGGTGGAGCACTGCCCTTGGTATAC AGGGCTACCATTCATTCCACATCTGGAGAGTTTGCCAAACTTCAACAGATCAAGTGATGGACCAGTCAGATTACCCATAGTAGATAAGTATAAA GACATGGGCACCGTTGTTTTGGGGAAACTGGAATCGGGATCAATCAGTAAAGCTCAGCAACTTGTGATGATGCCCAACAGG CACACTGTGGAGGTGCTGAGTCTGCTCTCTGATGATGTTGAAACTGATGATGCTGTGCCTGGAGAGAACTTGAAGTTGCGACTCAAGGGTATTGAAGAGGAGGAGATCCTGCCAGGCTTCATCCTCTGCACTGCTGAGAGCCTCTGCCACTCTGGGCGCACGTTTGATGCCCAG ATAGTCATCATTGAACACAAGTCAATCATCTGCCCAGGTTACAACGCAGTGCTTCATATCCACACCTGCATTGAAGAAGTGCAAATTACG GCCTTAATCTGTCTGGTAGACAAAAAGACAGGGGAGAAGAGCAAAACACGACCCCGCTTTGTCAAACAGGACCAGGTATGCATTGCTCGTCTGAGAACAGCTGGGACCATCTGCCTTGAGACCTTCAAAGATTTCCCTCAGATGGGGCGCTTCACCTTACGAGATGAAG GGAAAACCATTGCAATTGGGAAGGTGCTAAAGCTTG
- the LOC127647258 gene encoding eukaryotic peptide chain release factor GTP-binding subunit ERF3A isoform X1, with product MDAVDTAPDSWDQEDDVEAQVDVQLSNALTTSLNVGAKPFVPNINAAEFIPVFLQKDCAETAESVGPNTDANVEVSEPESPPMENGDVEMATDDTWEQKGSEPSEAEAEPGGGAGGDAGQAEEDSPQEETMEEEEEVPTPKVVPTQPNAPKREHVNVVFIGHVDAGKSTIGGQIMYLTGMVDKRTLEKYEKEAKEKNRETWYLSWALDTNQEERDKGKTVEVGRAYFETEKKHFTILDAPGHKSFVPNMIGGASQADLAVLVISARKGEFETGFEKGGQTREHAMLAKTAGVKHLIVLVNKMDDPTVNWSLERYEECKEKLVPFLKKVGFNPRKDIHFMPCSGLTGANLKEPVEHCPWYTGLPFIPHLESLPNFNRSSDGPVRLPIVDKYKDMGTVVLGKLESGSISKAQQLVMMPNRHTVEVLSLLSDDVETDDAVPGENLKLRLKGIEEEEILPGFILCTAESLCHSGRTFDAQIVIIEHKSIICPGYNAVLHIHTCIEEVQITALICLVDKKTGEKSKTRPRFVKQDQVCIARLRTAGTICLETFKDFPQMGRFTLRDEGKTIAIGKVLKLVAEKD from the exons ATGGACGCGGTAGACACTGCCCCTGATTCCTGGGATCAGGAGGACGATGTCGAGGCCCAGGTCGACGTGCAACTTTCCAACGCTTTGACTACCAGCCTAAACGTGGGCGCCAAGCCTTTTGTCCCCAACATTAACGCCGCAGAGTTCATCCCAGTATTCCTGCAGAAGGACTGCGCGGAAACGGCGGAGTCAGTCG GTCCCAATACAGATGCCAATGTGGAAGTATCAGAGCCTGAGT CTCCACCCATGGAGAACGGTGATGTAGAGATGGCAACAGATGACACCTGGGAGCAGAAAGGGAGTGAGCCTAGTGAGGCTGAGGCAGAGCCGGGAGGCGGCGCTGGAGGAGATGCAGGTCAGGCTGAAGAAGACTCCCCACAAGAGGAAACaatggaggaagaggaggaagtgcCAACCCCTAAAGTCGTCCCTACACAGCCAAATGCCCCCAAGAGGGAGCATGTTAATGTGGTCTTCATTGGCCATGTCG ATGCTGGCAAGTCAACTATTGGAGGACAAATCAT GTATTTAACAGGAATGGTGGACAAACGAACTCTGGAGAAGTATGAGAAGGAAGCCAAGGAGAAGAATAGGGAAACTTG GTACCTCTCATGGGCCCTTGACACAAACCAGGAGGAGAGGGACAAGGGAAAGACTGTGGAAGTTGGACGTGCATACTTCGAGACAGAGAAAAAACACTTTACCATTCTGGATGCACCAGGCCACAAAAGTTTCGTCCCCAACATGATTGGCGGTGCATCACAGGCTGATTTGGCAGTACTT gTAATCTCTGCAAGGAAAGGAGAGTTTGAAACAGGCTTTGAGAAAGGAGGTCAGACACGAGAGCATGCCATGTTGGCCAAAACTGCTGGAGTAAAGCATTTGATTGTTCTTGTAAACAAAATGGATGACCCTACAGTGAACTGGAGTTTAGAGAG GTACGAAGAATGTAAGGAGAAACTTGTTCCATTTTTGAAGAAGGTTGGGTTCAACCCCAGAAAAGATATTCATTTCATGCCGTGTTCGGGACTTACTGGGGCCAACCTAAAGGAACCGGTGGAGCACTGCCCTTGGTATAC AGGGCTACCATTCATTCCACATCTGGAGAGTTTGCCAAACTTCAACAGATCAAGTGATGGACCAGTCAGATTACCCATAGTAGATAAGTATAAA GACATGGGCACCGTTGTTTTGGGGAAACTGGAATCGGGATCAATCAGTAAAGCTCAGCAACTTGTGATGATGCCCAACAGG CACACTGTGGAGGTGCTGAGTCTGCTCTCTGATGATGTTGAAACTGATGATGCTGTGCCTGGAGAGAACTTGAAGTTGCGACTCAAGGGTATTGAAGAGGAGGAGATCCTGCCAGGCTTCATCCTCTGCACTGCTGAGAGCCTCTGCCACTCTGGGCGCACGTTTGATGCCCAG ATAGTCATCATTGAACACAAGTCAATCATCTGCCCAGGTTACAACGCAGTGCTTCATATCCACACCTGCATTGAAGAAGTGCAAATTACG GCCTTAATCTGTCTGGTAGACAAAAAGACAGGGGAGAAGAGCAAAACACGACCCCGCTTTGTCAAACAGGACCAGGTATGCATTGCTCGTCTGAGAACAGCTGGGACCATCTGCCTTGAGACCTTCAAAGATTTCCCTCAGATGGGGCGCTTCACCTTACGAGATGAAG GGAAAACCATTGCAATTGGGAAGGTGCTAAAGCTTG